One region of Psychrobacter sp. DAB_AL43B genomic DNA includes:
- a CDS encoding H-NS family nucleoid-associated regulatory protein has protein sequence MNKNNVIDLNDLNVDELRAITENAQQLIAQKQHQRLYDAYTQFEKIAEESDASIEEILQAGEKLEKKRSIKYRNTDNNEETWTGRGRKPTWLVDALGAGRKLEDFAI, from the coding sequence ATGAATAAAAATAATGTTATTGATTTAAATGATTTAAATGTTGATGAGTTACGCGCCATTACTGAAAATGCGCAGCAACTTATTGCGCAAAAGCAACACCAGCGTTTGTATGATGCTTATACGCAGTTTGAGAAAATTGCGGAAGAAAGTGATGCCAGTATTGAAGAGATTTTACAAGCAGGCGAGAAACTAGAAAAAAAGCGTAGCATTAAGTATCGTAATACCGATAATAACGAAGAAACTTGGACTGGCCGTGGTCGTAAACCAACATGGTTGGTAGACGCGTTAGGCGCCGGTCGTAAACTCGAAGATTTTGCTATCTAA
- a CDS encoding PAAR domain-containing protein → MVAYITVGATTTHGGKVITGSPYTTHNGVQVSRKGDKVICKKCKKLTTILTGDPTFIVDGAPIARGGDVTSCGAKLIAIQHSFAESGFEGSGVEQPEPLVFPKSDPDSLFASLAGPGDQIEHYQPQSIRRDLTSGELTIAKSVFKDAINFGGKGEGNGVGIYDGKWKPVQQDNRAMAPNGNIYFPGTAYKQDFSSASDENRRTFIHEMVHVWQHQHGKAVKTRGLTLGVLAAVGDPYIYKLYISGAITNRKDLSDYGLEQQAAIVGDYYAIREKLNLPLDATNSAPPSLQDYEAVIGDNFKKPSPKVW, encoded by the coding sequence ATGGTAGCTTATATCACAGTGGGCGCAACCACCACTCATGGTGGCAAAGTCATCACTGGTTCACCATATACCACGCATAATGGTGTTCAAGTCTCGCGTAAAGGCGATAAGGTCATTTGTAAGAAGTGCAAAAAGCTCACTACTATTCTCACAGGTGATCCTACTTTTATTGTAGATGGTGCGCCTATTGCACGTGGTGGCGATGTCACCAGTTGCGGCGCTAAGCTAATAGCTATTCAGCATTCGTTCGCAGAGTCGGGCTTTGAGGGGTCTGGGGTTGAGCAACCTGAGCCTTTGGTATTTCCGAAGTCTGATCCAGATAGTTTGTTTGCTAGCTTGGCGGGTCCTGGAGATCAAATAGAGCACTATCAACCACAATCTATAAGACGCGATCTGACATCTGGCGAACTAACAATCGCTAAAAGTGTGTTTAAGGATGCTATTAATTTTGGGGGAAAAGGAGAAGGAAATGGAGTAGGTATCTATGACGGAAAATGGAAGCCTGTTCAACAGGACAATAGAGCTATGGCACCGAATGGAAATATATATTTTCCAGGAACTGCTTATAAGCAAGATTTTTCAAGTGCATCCGATGAAAATAGACGCACTTTCATACATGAAATGGTTCATGTCTGGCAGCACCAACACGGCAAAGCCGTTAAAACTCGCGGGCTTACTTTAGGAGTATTAGCTGCTGTAGGAGATCCTTATATCTATAAACTCTATATCTCAGGAGCCATAACTAATCGTAAAGACTTAAGTGACTACGGGTTAGAACAACAGGCTGCTATCGTTGGAGATTATTATGCAATACGTGAAAAACTTAATCTTCCACTTGACGCTACTAATAGTGCACCTCCTAGTTTACAAGACTATGAAGCAGTCATAGGAGATAACTTTAAAAAACCTAGCCCGAAAGTATGGTAG
- the gspN gene encoding type II secretion system protein N, giving the protein MPQVSASSHKRPRKLWWLIGLILFALFAVLQMPAAWLLEKYAPESPYVQHVSGNLWQGSAIWQIPLSSTPLTGAAEWSWQPWYLLLGKLGAEVSINSEPTRLNGQVKVGLGSWEVNDMSGKIAPETLASVVDWQLPNTPIQVNNVSLKRQSDSSAADKDSGENLSGFSQADGQLTWVGGEVGYPSGGKVFYITIPALRAELSAEQKNNKKLLHINLVNNQDKRLGDLYIDGDNMLDVSLTQRLLENMPEYKGQAPQDTPVVSVRQPLMNGLGAR; this is encoded by the coding sequence GTGCCCCAAGTATCTGCGTCGTCTCATAAGCGTCCCCGTAAGCTGTGGTGGCTGATTGGGCTTATATTATTTGCGCTATTTGCCGTCTTGCAAATGCCAGCGGCGTGGTTACTTGAAAAATATGCACCAGAATCGCCTTATGTCCAGCACGTGTCAGGTAATTTGTGGCAAGGTTCAGCGATTTGGCAAATACCTTTATCATCGACACCGTTGACAGGTGCTGCTGAATGGTCTTGGCAGCCATGGTATTTGTTATTAGGCAAGCTTGGTGCAGAGGTCAGTATCAATTCCGAGCCAACACGCCTCAATGGCCAAGTAAAAGTAGGCCTAGGCTCATGGGAGGTGAATGACATGAGTGGTAAGATTGCGCCTGAGACTTTGGCCAGTGTGGTTGATTGGCAATTGCCGAATACACCGATTCAGGTCAACAACGTATCGTTAAAACGTCAGTCTGACTCAAGTGCCGCAGACAAGGATTCAGGTGAAAATCTATCTGGTTTTAGTCAAGCAGATGGACAGTTGACATGGGTTGGCGGTGAAGTAGGCTATCCTAGTGGCGGTAAAGTTTTTTATATCACCATACCAGCGCTGCGTGCCGAGCTAAGTGCTGAGCAGAAGAATAATAAAAAGCTGCTGCATATTAATCTAGTAAACAATCAGGATAAGCGTTTAGGCGACTTATATATCGATGGCGACAATATGCTAGATGTGAGCTTGACGCAGCGTCTGTTAGAAAATATGCCAGAATATAAAGGACAAGCGCCGCAAGATACGCCAGTCGTTAGTGTGCGTCAGCCGCTGATGAATGGGTTAGGGGCACGCTAG
- a CDS encoding type II secretion system protein N gives MMTVSTSLKPVLNILNRFSAWLLLLAIAWLCWTAARLLWLLLAPPLAPTLPLVPLQNNATSSTDYSSLFAIFADPDPIAAAVQPPPNILLKGVLLAIPESLSSALLDVNGEVKNYRIGDTLKDSDYTLVAVAWNEVIIADATDKETVIRMPEAMPLDQSAMMAGAVSNQRLQDGNMLPNAPLPDQTNSDNQLATEATGESAPQSAIDEAVTELQENPASYLSRMGVMAGGDSYQVTAAMPANLRNRLGLEPGDRVLTVNGQSVGSNPGQDANVLQQAKQAGEAQIEVQRGDQVITIRQQF, from the coding sequence ATGATGACTGTCTCCACAAGTTTAAAACCTGTGCTCAATATTTTGAATCGATTTTCAGCTTGGTTGCTGTTATTGGCGATTGCTTGGTTATGCTGGACCGCCGCGCGGCTACTATGGTTGCTGCTCGCGCCCCCTTTAGCTCCAACATTACCGCTCGTGCCTTTACAGAATAACGCCACATCCAGCACAGATTATAGCAGTCTATTCGCCATTTTTGCCGATCCTGACCCAATCGCTGCTGCGGTACAGCCGCCGCCTAATATTTTATTGAAAGGCGTCTTACTCGCCATACCAGAGAGTCTGTCTTCAGCATTATTAGACGTCAATGGTGAGGTTAAAAACTACCGAATTGGTGATACTCTAAAAGACAGTGATTATACCCTAGTCGCTGTCGCTTGGAATGAGGTTATCATTGCCGATGCCACTGATAAAGAAACGGTAATTAGGATGCCAGAAGCAATGCCACTTGACCAAAGTGCTATGATGGCTGGTGCCGTCAGTAATCAGCGTTTGCAAGATGGTAACATGTTACCTAATGCCCCTTTGCCTGACCAAACCAATAGCGATAATCAACTAGCTACCGAAGCGACTGGCGAAAGTGCTCCCCAATCTGCCATTGATGAGGCGGTCACTGAATTGCAAGAAAATCCTGCCAGTTATTTGAGTAGAATGGGCGTTATGGCTGGTGGCGACAGCTATCAAGTCACGGCAGCCATGCCTGCCAATCTGCGTAATCGCTTAGGACTTGAACCCGGTGATCGGGTGCTGACGGTAAATGGGCAAAGTGTTGGTAGTAATCCTGGACAGGATGCTAATGTATTGCAACAAGCCAAACAAGCAGGTGAGGCACAGATAGAGGTACAACGTGGCGATCAAGTGATTACGATTCGTCAGCAGTTTTAG
- the ssb gene encoding single-stranded DNA-binding protein — protein sequence MRGVNKVIIIGNLGADPEARQFNNGGGVTNISVATSEQWTDKQSGEKREATEWHRISLFNRLGEIAAQYLRKGSKVYIEGSLRTRKYQDPNGQDRYITEIRAEQMQMLDGATGGSNDGGGFGGGQNQGQGSYGNQGGGFGGQNQGQGGQNSYGQPANNQPAQQGGYNQGGGAAQGMSQGSNQNSFNNQNAPAQQNQFNKPTQAPAQSKPTAMPDGPVDDDIPF from the coding sequence ATGCGCGGTGTAAATAAAGTTATCATCATCGGTAACCTCGGTGCAGACCCTGAGGCACGTCAATTCAACAATGGCGGTGGCGTAACCAATATTTCGGTCGCCACTTCTGAGCAGTGGACAGACAAGCAGAGCGGTGAAAAAAGAGAAGCAACTGAATGGCATCGTATTTCATTGTTCAATCGTTTAGGCGAAATCGCCGCGCAGTATCTTCGTAAAGGTAGTAAAGTTTATATCGAAGGTAGCTTGCGTACGCGTAAATATCAGGATCCAAATGGACAAGACCGTTATATCACTGAGATTCGCGCTGAACAAATGCAAATGCTAGACGGTGCGACTGGCGGTAGTAATGATGGTGGCGGATTTGGTGGCGGTCAGAACCAAGGTCAAGGTAGCTATGGCAATCAGGGCGGTGGGTTTGGTGGTCAAAACCAAGGTCAAGGTGGCCAGAACAGTTATGGTCAACCAGCAAACAATCAGCCAGCTCAACAAGGCGGTTATAACCAAGGTGGTGGTGCAGCTCAAGGTATGTCACAAGGTAGCAATCAAAACAGCTTTAACAATCAGAATGCGCCCGCTCAGCAGAACCAATTTAATAAGCCGACTCAAGCACCGGCGCAGTCTAAGCCTACCGCCATGCCTGACGGTCCTGTAGATGATGATATCCCGTTCTAG
- the uvrA gene encoding excinuclease ABC subunit UvrA yields MAHEYIKVRGARTHNLKNIDLDIPRDKFVVITGLSGSGKSSLAFDTLYAEGQRRYVESLSAYARQFLSQMEKPDVDSIEGLSPAIAIEQKSTNHNPRSTVGTITEIYDYLRLLYARIGTPYCPEHGEPMVAQSVTEMVDQVMALPDDTKIMILAPVIRERKGEHTVLLEQLIGQGFVRVRVDGDVYDTDELPTLDKKKKHTIEVVVDRFKVRDDLGNRVAESLETALRLGQGLVTLHFMDGNPKEGGDANQVMSAKHSCPVCDRAVSELEPRMFSFNNPYGACPSCDGLGKRQYFSAEKLITHHEKSLNQGAINGWDKRHAYYFGLLSTVCNHFKIDMDAPWQELPKEQQDIIMQGSGKEKLTFNFTDERGRKTNKTVPFEGVLPYLERRYAKTQSNLVRDELAKYLADTTCNVCDGARLNEISRNVRVEDHTIAEIVKLSIGDAADYYKTLKIGGHKGEVAEKIFKEINERLNFLVSVGLDYLSLARSAETLSGGEAQRIRLASQIGAGLMGVMYVLDEPSIGLHQRDNDRLLKTLTRLRDLGNTVLVVEHDEDAIRQADHVIDIGVGAGVHGGHIIAQGTVDDIMANKESLTGQYMSGKKRIEIPSIRHKAKTIKLEVKGKAKPKQVPMTIELKGASGNNLHDVDLSLPIGIMTCITGVSGSGKSTLINRTLMPLAATQLNNASTLIADKHDSISGLEHLDKMVDIDQSPIGRTPRSNPATYTGVFTPVREMFAQTQEARARGYKAGRFSFNVKGGRCEMCQGDGLIKVEMHFLPDMYVPCDTCEGKRYNRETLEIHYKGKNIADVLDMTVEDATEFFSAIPAIYRRLQALMDVGLSYIRLGQSAPTLSGGEAQRVKLARELAKRDTGQTLYILDEPTTGLHFHDIDKLLHILHTLRDKGNTIVVIEHNLDVIKTADWVIDLGPEGGKGGGLIIAEGTPEEVAEVKGSYTGEFLKPMLKQAMKEVS; encoded by the coding sequence ATGGCACACGAGTATATTAAGGTTCGCGGCGCACGCACTCATAATCTAAAAAATATCGACTTAGACATTCCACGCGATAAATTTGTGGTGATTACTGGTTTATCAGGCTCTGGTAAATCGTCGTTGGCATTCGATACCCTTTATGCCGAAGGGCAACGCCGTTATGTCGAGAGCTTATCGGCGTATGCGCGTCAGTTCCTCTCACAGATGGAAAAACCTGACGTCGATAGTATCGAAGGTTTATCGCCAGCGATTGCTATCGAGCAAAAATCCACCAACCATAACCCACGCTCAACGGTCGGTACGATTACCGAGATTTATGACTATCTGCGTCTGCTCTATGCGCGTATTGGTACGCCTTATTGCCCAGAGCATGGCGAACCAATGGTCGCCCAGTCGGTCACTGAAATGGTCGATCAAGTGATGGCATTGCCCGATGATACGAAAATCATGATTCTTGCACCAGTCATCCGTGAGCGTAAAGGCGAACATACGGTCTTACTTGAGCAGCTAATTGGTCAAGGCTTTGTGCGCGTACGCGTCGATGGTGATGTTTATGATACCGACGAGCTGCCGACATTGGATAAAAAGAAAAAGCATACCATCGAAGTGGTGGTTGATCGCTTTAAAGTCCGTGATGACTTAGGTAATCGTGTTGCAGAAAGTTTGGAGACTGCGCTACGTTTAGGTCAAGGGCTTGTCACGCTACACTTTATGGATGGCAATCCAAAAGAAGGCGGCGACGCCAATCAAGTGATGTCAGCCAAGCACTCATGCCCTGTTTGTGATCGTGCGGTCTCTGAGCTTGAGCCGCGTATGTTCAGTTTTAATAATCCATACGGTGCTTGCCCAAGCTGTGATGGTCTCGGTAAACGTCAGTATTTTTCTGCCGAAAAGCTGATTACCCATCATGAAAAATCGCTCAATCAAGGCGCGATTAATGGTTGGGATAAGCGTCATGCCTATTACTTTGGTTTGCTATCTACCGTTTGCAATCATTTTAAAATCGATATGGATGCACCATGGCAAGAGCTGCCGAAAGAACAGCAAGATATTATCATGCAAGGCTCTGGTAAAGAAAAGCTGACTTTTAACTTTACTGATGAGCGCGGTCGTAAAACCAATAAGACTGTGCCATTTGAAGGCGTATTACCTTATTTAGAGCGCCGTTATGCCAAAACCCAAAGCAATCTCGTCCGTGATGAGCTGGCTAAATATCTAGCTGATACTACTTGTAACGTTTGTGATGGCGCGCGTCTTAACGAGATTTCACGTAATGTCCGTGTTGAGGATCACACCATCGCCGAAATCGTTAAACTGTCTATCGGTGACGCGGCTGACTATTATAAAACCCTGAAAATTGGCGGTCATAAAGGCGAAGTTGCAGAAAAAATCTTTAAAGAGATTAACGAGCGTCTAAACTTCCTCGTCAGTGTCGGGCTTGATTATCTATCCCTTGCCCGATCTGCTGAAACGCTATCAGGCGGTGAAGCGCAGCGTATTCGTTTAGCCAGCCAAATCGGTGCTGGTCTGATGGGCGTTATGTATGTACTCGATGAGCCGTCGATTGGTCTGCATCAGCGTGACAATGATCGCTTGCTAAAAACTCTAACGCGCTTGCGTGATTTGGGTAATACGGTACTGGTCGTTGAACATGATGAAGATGCCATTCGCCAAGCGGATCACGTCATCGATATCGGTGTCGGCGCAGGCGTACATGGTGGACACATCATCGCTCAGGGTACGGTCGATGACATCATGGCGAATAAAGAATCGCTGACTGGACAATATATGTCTGGTAAGAAAAGAATCGAGATTCCAAGTATTCGTCATAAAGCCAAAACTATCAAGTTGGAAGTCAAAGGTAAAGCCAAGCCTAAACAAGTACCGATGACTATTGAGCTCAAAGGCGCGTCCGGTAACAACTTACACGATGTTGATTTGTCTTTACCAATCGGGATTATGACTTGTATTACTGGCGTCTCGGGTTCTGGTAAATCGACCCTGATTAATCGTACCTTAATGCCATTAGCCGCGACGCAGTTAAATAATGCCTCAACGCTGATCGCGGATAAGCATGACAGCATCAGTGGTCTTGAGCATTTGGATAAAATGGTCGATATTGATCAAAGTCCGATTGGTCGTACACCGCGCTCAAACCCAGCGACTTATACCGGTGTATTTACGCCAGTACGTGAAATGTTTGCGCAAACACAAGAAGCACGTGCTCGTGGCTATAAAGCGGGTCGCTTTAGCTTTAACGTCAAAGGTGGACGCTGTGAGATGTGCCAAGGTGATGGTCTTATCAAAGTCGAAATGCATTTCTTACCTGATATGTATGTGCCGTGTGATACCTGTGAAGGCAAGCGCTATAACCGCGAGACCTTGGAGATTCACTATAAAGGTAAAAACATCGCCGATGTCCTAGATATGACTGTGGAAGATGCCACTGAATTCTTCTCAGCGATTCCAGCGATTTATCGTCGTCTGCAAGCGTTGATGGATGTCGGTCTTAGCTATATTCGCCTTGGTCAGTCTGCACCGACGCTATCAGGCGGTGAGGCGCAACGTGTCAAACTGGCGCGTGAGCTTGCCAAACGTGATACCGGACAGACGCTCTATATCTTGGATGAGCCAACCACTGGTTTGCATTTCCATGATATCGATAAGCTACTACATATCTTGCATACCCTACGCGATAAAGGCAATACCATCGTAGTCATCGAGCATAACTTGGATGTCATCAAAACTGCAGATTGGGTGATTGATTTGGGTCCTGAAGGTGGTAAAGGTGGTGGACTGATTATCGCTGAAGGTACACCTGAGGAAGTAGCGGAAGTGAAAGGCTCGTATACTGGTGAATTCTTAAAGCCGATGCTTAAGCAGGCGATGAAAGAAGTGAGCTAA
- a CDS encoding MFS transporter has translation MNSVEKRAILGVGGIFALRMIGLFMIVPVFSVYGNNYAHATPFLIGLAVGIYGLGQAIFQIPMSLAADKFPRKPIIFLGLILFAVGGIIAANATDIYEVIIGRALAGSGAVSAVLMALLADVTREEMRTKAMATMGLTIATSIMLAFAFGPLLVGSLGISGLFWLTAGFAVLAMLLLLVVPSPMRVLKHNLDNKSIGQQLATVLKIGDLNRLHIGIFALHLTMTAIFVILPHQLSEVMGLSVRQQGLVYLPLLFIGFAVAIPFIIIAEKKRKMRQVFLAAIALMTAALAILALGSQVGVGIILGLLLYFMGFNLLEATIPSWISKRAPVANKATAMGLNSSSQFFGAFVGGAMGGLLLSQPNLLAWGILAAIMGVALLIIIPITDPPYLASTTVTIPKNINIQDWSRQMLAVDGVDELVVMAKEQVAYLKLDKTQLTDTSRQELSHLAQSPLDI, from the coding sequence ATGAATAGCGTAGAAAAACGGGCAATCCTCGGGGTAGGTGGTATTTTTGCCTTGCGGATGATTGGTTTGTTTATGATTGTGCCAGTATTTTCTGTGTATGGTAATAATTATGCGCATGCGACACCGTTTCTGATTGGTTTGGCGGTCGGTATTTATGGGCTAGGGCAGGCGATATTTCAAATTCCAATGAGTTTGGCGGCGGATAAATTTCCGCGTAAGCCTATTATATTTTTAGGTCTTATCTTATTTGCCGTCGGCGGTATCATCGCAGCAAATGCAACGGATATTTATGAGGTGATTATTGGTCGAGCGCTGGCAGGTAGTGGGGCAGTCTCTGCGGTATTGATGGCGTTACTAGCAGATGTCACTCGTGAAGAGATGCGCACCAAAGCGATGGCGACGATGGGTTTGACCATTGCGACCTCTATCATGCTCGCTTTTGCCTTTGGTCCCTTACTAGTCGGCTCGCTTGGTATTTCTGGGCTGTTTTGGTTGACTGCCGGATTTGCAGTGTTGGCAATGCTACTGCTGCTTGTCGTACCTTCGCCCATGCGCGTGCTTAAGCATAATTTAGACAATAAATCGATTGGTCAGCAGTTAGCAACAGTCCTAAAAATTGGTGATTTAAACCGTTTGCACATTGGTATTTTTGCCCTACATCTGACCATGACCGCCATTTTTGTCATTTTGCCGCACCAGCTTAGTGAGGTAATGGGTCTGTCGGTACGCCAGCAAGGTTTGGTGTATTTGCCTTTATTGTTTATTGGCTTTGCCGTCGCAATACCATTTATTATAATCGCAGAAAAGAAACGTAAAATGCGCCAAGTATTCTTGGCAGCGATTGCATTAATGACCGCCGCTTTAGCCATATTGGCATTAGGTAGTCAGGTCGGTGTCGGTATTATATTAGGCTTATTATTATATTTTATGGGCTTTAATTTGCTTGAGGCAACGATTCCTTCGTGGATATCTAAGCGCGCCCCAGTCGCCAATAAAGCGACCGCGATGGGATTGAATTCCTCCAGCCAGTTCTTTGGTGCTTTTGTCGGCGGGGCAATGGGCGGATTATTATTAAGTCAGCCCAATCTTTTGGCATGGGGCATATTGGCTGCCATCATGGGTGTAGCGTTACTCATTATTATTCCTATTACCGATCCACCGTATTTAGCAAGTACCACTGTGACAATACCTAAGAATATTAATATTCAGGACTGGTCACGGCAAATGCTGGCAGTCGATGGTGTTGATGAGTTGGTGGTCATGGCAAAAGAGCAAGTGGCTTATTTAAAATTGGACAAGACACAGCTCACAGATACTTCGCGACAGGAGCTGTCGCATTTAGCCCAAAGCCCTCTAGATATTTAA
- the gspD gene encoding type II secretion system secretin GspD — protein sequence MVSLYNFSVTPLHHILQRLMRLCRPLCLAVPLWAASTGLVSAESWKVNLQDADIKAFINEVATITNQNFVLDPRINGNVTVISNKPLSRDEIYQLFLSVMQVNGIAAIDSGTTIKLVPDNVAKQTGVAVDLRGDSVGEALATRVIYLTNTQAAEVLGVIRPLMPPSAHAAAVPGVNALVLSDRADSLNQLTALIRDLDSNVNDSLQVIPLRHVDAERMMELISALVASAGSGQAQGGNNQLKVIADTASDRLLVKGSPEMIAKVLEMVNQLDTTPTRRLSGLRVFRLKYASAGHIAEMLRGLLASQSINSAGASSTLESASLNDAATTGSTLNSGANGSVGSNSVGNTSTAALSNSSSGGASTGVGGRPFSIIADETQNAVIVNAAPELMFEIEDAVNQLDSRRAQVLIQAAIVEVSGDDATQLGVQWALGNANSGYGVVNFNNVGASATSLAAAALGGGGAISAAASSIVGALVGIGSSSKDSQGNAQFYGAILQALDSSTSANLLSMPSILTLDNEKASILVGQNVPFVTGSYTTGSDSSTNPFQTIDRQDIGINLNVIPHIGENGTVRLEVSQEVSSVVPGSAGNASGLITNKSLINTTILADDQQTIALGGLMRDNSTTRQQKVPGLGNVPLIGRLFRSDNDNTQKSNLIIFLQPTILRDGGAVASVTERKYNQMRVLQLVIDKNGTIKQLPLSGTEGWNGSVSADYELMPLNPLIPKRDQTPKSTSQGFTRVDSPSSGITTYPLNR from the coding sequence ATGGTCAGTCTTTATAATTTTTCAGTCACGCCTTTGCATCATATCTTGCAGCGTTTGATGCGGCTGTGTCGTCCTCTTTGTTTAGCAGTGCCACTATGGGCGGCTAGTACCGGACTGGTCAGTGCTGAGAGCTGGAAGGTCAATTTACAAGATGCTGATATCAAAGCGTTTATTAATGAAGTGGCGACCATTACCAATCAAAACTTCGTTCTTGATCCGCGCATCAACGGTAATGTGACGGTTATTTCTAATAAACCATTGTCGCGTGATGAGATTTATCAGTTGTTTTTGAGTGTGATGCAGGTCAATGGTATTGCCGCTATCGATTCAGGAACAACGATTAAACTGGTACCAGATAATGTCGCCAAACAAACCGGTGTCGCTGTGGATTTACGCGGTGATAGTGTTGGTGAAGCCTTAGCAACGCGCGTGATTTATTTGACCAATACCCAAGCGGCAGAAGTATTAGGAGTTATCCGACCGCTGATGCCGCCGTCCGCACATGCCGCGGCTGTGCCTGGGGTCAATGCCTTGGTACTGTCTGATCGTGCTGATAGCCTAAACCAGTTGACAGCGCTCATCCGTGATTTAGACAGCAATGTGAATGACAGTTTGCAAGTGATTCCACTACGTCATGTCGATGCCGAGCGTATGATGGAGTTGATTAGCGCGCTGGTTGCGAGCGCTGGTAGCGGGCAAGCCCAAGGCGGCAACAATCAGCTTAAGGTCATCGCTGACACGGCTAGCGATAGACTGCTGGTTAAAGGCAGCCCTGAGATGATTGCTAAAGTTCTAGAGATGGTCAATCAGTTGGATACTACACCTACAAGGCGTTTGAGTGGTCTACGTGTCTTCCGCTTAAAATATGCCAGCGCCGGTCATATTGCAGAAATGCTTCGCGGCCTACTTGCTAGCCAATCTATCAATAGCGCCGGCGCTTCGTCAACATTAGAATCTGCGTCATTGAACGATGCCGCCACGACAGGATCGACGCTAAATAGCGGTGCTAACGGTAGTGTTGGTAGTAACAGTGTGGGTAATACAAGTACCGCAGCTTTATCGAATAGTAGTTCAGGTGGTGCAAGTACAGGTGTCGGTGGTCGACCCTTTAGTATCATCGCTGATGAAACTCAGAACGCCGTCATCGTCAATGCGGCACCTGAGCTAATGTTTGAAATTGAAGATGCTGTTAATCAGTTGGATAGTCGCCGCGCTCAGGTCTTGATTCAAGCTGCAATTGTCGAGGTTTCAGGCGATGATGCCACTCAGCTTGGGGTGCAATGGGCGCTAGGTAATGCCAATAGTGGCTATGGCGTGGTCAACTTTAACAATGTCGGCGCGAGTGCAACCAGCCTGGCAGCAGCAGCGTTAGGAGGAGGAGGAGCTATTAGTGCTGCTGCCAGCTCTATCGTTGGTGCTTTGGTTGGTATTGGCAGTAGTAGTAAAGACAGCCAAGGTAATGCACAGTTTTATGGGGCTATCTTACAGGCGCTTGATTCTTCAACCAGTGCCAATCTGCTGTCTATGCCCTCGATTTTGACGTTGGACAACGAAAAAGCCAGTATTTTAGTGGGCCAGAACGTGCCTTTTGTCACAGGTTCTTATACCACTGGTAGTGACTCTTCGACTAATCCATTTCAGACGATTGATCGCCAAGATATTGGTATTAATCTAAACGTCATCCCACATATTGGTGAAAACGGCACTGTACGGTTGGAGGTCTCACAAGAGGTTTCGTCAGTTGTACCAGGCAGTGCTGGAAACGCCAGTGGTCTTATCACCAATAAAAGCTTGATTAATACCACCATTTTGGCAGACGATCAGCAGACTATTGCTTTAGGTGGTTTGATGCGTGATAACTCTACTACGCGCCAACAGAAAGTCCCAGGTCTGGGTAATGTACCCCTCATCGGTCGATTGTTCCGCTCGGACAATGACAACACCCAAAAGAGTAACTTGATCATATTTTTACAACCGACTATTTTACGTGATGGCGGCGCAGTAGCCAGCGTTACAGAGCGTAAATATAACCAAATGCGTGTGCTCCAGCTGGTCATCGATAAAAACGGTACGATTAAACAGCTGCCATTAAGCGGGACGGAAGGTTGGAATGGTAGCGTCAGTGCAGATTATGAATTGATGCCACTCAATCCCCTTATTCCTAAGCGCGATCAAACACCGAAATCGACGTCGCAAGGTTTTACGAGAGTCGATAGTCCAAGCAGTGGTATCACTACCTATCCATTAAATCGTTAA